Proteins encoded within one genomic window of Castellaniella sp.:
- a CDS encoding SurA N-terminal domain-containing protein: MFDFIRTHQRLMQLILLILVVPSFVFLGISGYSVVTADPAVAEIGTLTVTKQEFTEAQRNQLQQMQESSQGRFDPVLLDNPQARQALLDQLIDRKVQIALATNERFSVSDNALRRAIAAMPQLQVDGQFSADRYHEVLESVGLNPRDFEASQRAELALDTVLGPVRDTASLPAPVLDALKRALTEERTVRLQVFPASEYLKNVQITADDVKAWYDSHQDALRLPDQVAIDYLVLDEAAAVASVPTISDDQLQDYYEQNKTRYVVPARVNVSHILVKLPAGASDEASKAALASAQEITRRARAEPAQFAELARKESQDAGTARDGGNLGWVQRGTLPLPMEQSVFALKQGDISDPVKGPDGYHVFIANQVQPEKGETFEEARTKVEAEVRRQLAADQFADMATKLTSLVYDNPSSLEPAAKDLGLQVRHAQGIARDRLLSTEEIGPDAAMASPDAAILGDVRVRQALFSSQVLTDKQNSGVIEISPDTMAVVRVGELIQSHVPPLEKVEPYIQEQLKDERAQAAAVAAGQEALAAIQAQSAVSAADNAKPTNAVAPTEAAVADSAKSADVAASTETAAADQPVKTAEGFDAPVTVSRLDPAGLGKIVLDAVFAIDADTLPAYGGVSVPQAYVIVQLDHVTPGTTDKPALDGLGAQLAQVWGSVEQQALMVDLRQAMGVKTTEDGKKLIAEGAGGSN, encoded by the coding sequence ATGTTCGATTTTATTCGCACGCACCAGCGGCTGATGCAGCTGATTCTTCTGATTCTGGTGGTGCCGTCCTTTGTATTTTTAGGGATTAGTGGCTATTCCGTCGTCACGGCTGATCCTGCCGTGGCCGAGATCGGCACGCTGACTGTCACCAAGCAGGAATTCACCGAGGCTCAGCGCAATCAGCTGCAGCAGATGCAGGAAAGCAGCCAGGGGCGGTTTGATCCAGTTCTGCTGGATAATCCCCAGGCGCGCCAAGCCTTGCTCGATCAGCTGATCGACCGCAAGGTCCAGATTGCCCTGGCCACCAACGAGCGCTTCAGCGTGTCAGACAATGCGCTGCGCCGTGCGATTGCGGCCATGCCGCAGCTGCAGGTGGACGGCCAGTTTTCCGCCGACCGCTACCATGAGGTCCTGGAGTCCGTGGGCCTGAATCCGCGCGATTTCGAAGCCAGCCAGCGGGCCGAGCTTGCCCTGGATACGGTGCTGGGGCCGGTGCGTGACACCGCGTCCTTGCCTGCCCCCGTGCTGGATGCCCTGAAGCGCGCCTTGACCGAAGAGCGCACGGTGCGGTTGCAGGTTTTTCCGGCGTCTGAATATCTGAAGAACGTTCAGATCACAGCGGACGACGTCAAGGCCTGGTACGACAGCCATCAGGATGCCTTGCGTCTGCCGGATCAGGTCGCCATCGATTATCTAGTGCTGGACGAGGCTGCGGCAGTCGCCAGCGTGCCCACCATCAGCGATGACCAACTGCAGGATTACTACGAGCAAAACAAGACGCGCTACGTGGTGCCTGCACGGGTCAACGTCAGCCATATCCTGGTGAAGCTGCCCGCCGGGGCCTCCGACGAGGCCTCCAAGGCCGCCCTGGCCAGTGCCCAGGAAATTACGCGTCGTGCGCGGGCCGAACCTGCGCAGTTTGCTGAACTTGCCCGCAAGGAATCCCAGGATGCCGGCACTGCTCGCGATGGCGGGAATCTGGGCTGGGTGCAGCGCGGGACTTTGCCCCTGCCGATGGAACAATCCGTCTTTGCGCTGAAGCAGGGCGATATCTCTGATCCGGTCAAAGGCCCCGACGGCTATCACGTCTTTATCGCCAACCAGGTTCAGCCTGAAAAAGGCGAGACCTTCGAAGAGGCCCGCACCAAGGTCGAGGCCGAGGTGCGCCGGCAACTGGCAGCCGATCAGTTCGCCGACATGGCGACCAAGCTGACCAGCCTGGTCTATGACAATCCGTCCAGCCTGGAGCCCGCCGCCAAAGATCTGGGCCTGCAGGTACGCCATGCCCAGGGTATTGCGCGCGACCGTCTGCTCAGTACCGAAGAAATCGGCCCGGATGCTGCCATGGCCTCGCCCGATGCGGCGATCTTGGGTGATGTGCGCGTGCGTCAGGCGCTGTTTAGCAGTCAGGTTTTGACTGACAAGCAAAACTCCGGCGTGATCGAAATCTCGCCCGATACCATGGCGGTCGTGCGGGTAGGCGAACTCATCCAGTCGCATGTCCCGCCCCTGGAGAAGGTCGAGCCCTATATCCAGGAACAGCTTAAGGACGAACGCGCCCAGGCTGCCGCCGTGGCTGCAGGCCAGGAAGCTCTGGCTGCCATTCAGGCCCAGTCTGCTGTGTCCGCTGCAGATAATGCAAAGCCGACCAATGCGGTAGCGCCCACCGAGGCAGCAGTTGCGGATAGTGCGAAGTCGGCCGATGTAGCAGCATCCACCGAGACGGCCGCTGCGGATCAGCCGGTGAAAACGGCTGAAGGCTTTGATGCGCCGGTCACGGTCAGCCGCCTGGATCCGGCCGGGCTGGGCAAAATCGTCCTGGATGCTGTCTTTGCCATCGATGCCGATACACTGCCCGCTTACGGGGGGGTGTCAGTCCCTCAGGCCTATGTCATTGTGCAGCTGGATCATGTCACGCCGGGCACGACGGACAAGCCAGCTCTGGATGGCCTGGGAGCCCAGTTGGCCCAGGTCTGGGGCAGTGTCGAGCAACAGGCCTTGATGGTGGACTTGCGCCAGGCCATGGGTGTTAAGACCACCGAGGATGGCAAAAAACTTATTGCTGAAGGCGCTGGGGGCTCGAACTAA
- a CDS encoding 23S rRNA (adenine(2030)-N(6))-methyltransferase RlmJ, with the protein MFSYRHAFHAGNHADVLKHAILVQILDYFNQKDAPYWVIDTHAGAGLYALNGEWAGQSGEVTEGLDRVLGQPQPPLLVERYLRAVQDFNPDGMANLYPGSPCLALHAMRPQDRLRLFELHPTEGQVLEDTLRRQVKASPRQVAVARSDGFTGLNRLLPPPPRRGLIVIDPSYEDKHDYRSVMQALRSGLQRFAQGCFIVWYPLIQRVQAHEMVRSMEHLPGAPWLNASLTVHKPSADGLGMHGSGIFVVNPPWTLEAELRTALPWLKTALAQDDQARFNLSTSQDPRPTKFGPGSSTDRPGKPHPGSSRASGKGPQKRSPSRK; encoded by the coding sequence ATGTTCAGTTATCGCCACGCCTTTCATGCCGGCAACCACGCCGACGTCCTGAAGCACGCCATCCTGGTGCAAATCCTGGATTATTTCAACCAAAAAGATGCCCCCTATTGGGTCATCGACACCCACGCCGGCGCCGGGCTATACGCCCTGAACGGCGAGTGGGCGGGTCAAAGCGGCGAGGTCACCGAAGGCCTGGACCGTGTGCTGGGCCAGCCACAGCCCCCGCTTCTGGTCGAGCGCTATCTACGCGCCGTACAAGACTTCAACCCCGATGGCATGGCCAATCTTTACCCCGGCTCTCCCTGTCTGGCGCTGCATGCCATGCGCCCACAGGATCGCCTGCGGCTATTCGAGCTGCACCCCACGGAAGGCCAGGTACTGGAAGACACCCTGCGCCGACAAGTCAAGGCATCGCCCCGGCAGGTTGCCGTCGCCCGCAGCGATGGCTTTACGGGCCTGAATCGCCTGCTGCCGCCGCCGCCACGCCGAGGGCTGATCGTGATTGACCCGTCCTACGAGGACAAACACGATTACCGTTCAGTCATGCAGGCACTGCGCAGTGGATTACAACGCTTTGCCCAAGGCTGCTTTATCGTTTGGTATCCCCTGATACAGCGTGTCCAGGCACACGAAATGGTGCGCTCGATGGAGCACCTGCCAGGCGCCCCTTGGCTGAATGCCAGCCTGACCGTGCACAAGCCCTCGGCCGATGGTCTGGGCATGCACGGCAGCGGCATATTCGTGGTGAATCCCCCCTGGACCCTGGAGGCGGAACTGCGCACCGCCCTGCCGTGGCTGAAAACCGCCCTGGCCCAGGATGACCAGGCCAGATTCAACCTGAGCACCAGCCAGGACCCGCGCCCGACCAAGTTCGGTCCGGGTTCGTCCACGGACAGGCCAGGCAAGCCCCATCCAGGCAGCTCTCGCGCATCCGGGAAAGGGCCTCAGAAGCGCTCACCCTCGCGCAAATAA
- a CDS encoding pseudouridine synthase, translated as MELVRISKLMAQRGLCSRREADAYIERGWVRVDGQVVNELGTKARPNAHIALERQAARRQTDKATIILNKPVGYVSHQADHGYRLAASLVRADTQFHADKARRRFDPAHLRGLAPAGRLDIDSQGLLVLTQDGRVARQLIGDDSDLEKEYLVRVDGRLSGGGLALLNHGLMLDGQALQPAKVRWQNEDQLHFILHEGRKRQIRRMCEQVGLKVVGLKRVRMGQVVLGDLPMGQWRYLREGERF; from the coding sequence ATGGAACTAGTCAGAATATCAAAATTAATGGCCCAACGCGGCCTGTGCTCGCGGCGCGAGGCCGATGCCTATATCGAACGCGGCTGGGTGCGCGTCGATGGGCAGGTCGTCAACGAGCTTGGCACCAAGGCCCGGCCCAATGCCCATATCGCCCTGGAACGTCAGGCCGCTCGGCGCCAGACCGATAAGGCCACCATCATCCTGAACAAGCCCGTGGGCTATGTCTCGCACCAGGCGGACCACGGCTATCGGCTGGCAGCATCGTTGGTGCGCGCCGACACCCAGTTTCATGCGGATAAGGCCCGTCGACGCTTTGATCCTGCGCACCTCAGGGGCCTGGCCCCCGCTGGCCGCCTGGATATTGATTCCCAGGGCTTGCTGGTGCTGACCCAGGATGGCCGGGTGGCGCGCCAACTGATCGGCGATGATTCCGATCTTGAAAAAGAATATCTGGTGCGTGTCGATGGCCGACTGTCCGGCGGCGGGCTGGCTTTGCTGAATCATGGCCTGATGCTGGATGGTCAGGCGCTGCAACCCGCCAAGGTCCGCTGGCAGAACGAAGATCAATTGCACTTTATTTTGCACGAAGGCCGTAAACGCCAGATTCGCCGCATGTGCGAACAGGTCGGCCTGAAGGTCGTGGGCCTGAAACGGGTACGCATGGGCCAGGTCGTCCTGGGCGACCTGCCCATGGGCCAATGGCGTTATTTGCGCGAGGGTGAGCGCTTCTGA
- the ugpQ gene encoding glycerophosphodiester phosphodiesterase, giving the protein MSTSHPAWPWPAFIAHRGGGSLAPENTLAAMRTGVAHGYRMAEYDVKLSLDEVAFLLHDDRIDRTSNGLGLASQLGWSALSQFDFGSWHGADFAGEPAPSLLSIARYTQAHGMHSNIELKPTTGHDAKTGQAVAQAAARLWAEATLPPLLSSFSETALESARTAAPELPRALLIEGPVPADWRTRQIGLGCIGLHIDTQYADQTLVREILDQGATLAIWTVNDADRARELLGWGCQAIFTDALDLILPSGATPAR; this is encoded by the coding sequence ATGAGCACTTCCCATCCCGCCTGGCCCTGGCCTGCCTTTATTGCCCACCGTGGCGGTGGCAGCCTGGCCCCGGAGAACACGCTGGCGGCCATGCGTACCGGGGTGGCACATGGCTACCGGATGGCCGAATACGACGTCAAGCTCAGCCTGGATGAAGTCGCCTTCCTGCTGCATGACGACCGGATCGATCGCACCAGCAATGGCCTGGGGTTGGCCAGCCAGCTAGGCTGGAGCGCGCTCTCTCAATTTGATTTTGGCAGTTGGCATGGGGCCGACTTCGCCGGCGAGCCCGCCCCCTCGTTGCTGTCCATTGCCCGCTACACCCAGGCCCATGGCATGCACAGCAACATCGAGCTCAAGCCCACCACCGGCCACGACGCCAAGACCGGCCAGGCCGTGGCCCAAGCAGCCGCCCGGCTATGGGCCGAAGCCACCTTGCCGCCACTGCTGTCATCCTTTTCCGAAACCGCCCTGGAATCCGCCCGCACGGCGGCGCCTGAACTACCGCGCGCCCTGCTGATCGAAGGGCCGGTGCCCGCAGACTGGCGGACACGCCAGATCGGCCTGGGCTGCATCGGTCTGCACATCGACACCCAATACGCAGACCAAACCCTGGTGCGCGAGATCCTGGACCAGGGTGCCACCCTGGCAATCTGGACGGTCAATGATGCGGATCGTGCCCGCGAACTGCTAGGCTGGGGCTGTCAGGCCATTTTTACCGACGCCCTGGATTTGATTCTGCCCTCGGGCGCCACCCCTGCCCGATAG